Proteins encoded together in one Methanorbis rubei window:
- a CDS encoding zinc-dependent metalloprotease family protein has product MSLKKIFSTKLVLLVLLLLVAVIAVPVSATDTPLFSIPGKTTVVFPNDGVSMFRSVDYGPLDIPEGLLVSSMSDDISSQSSNADEASYTLVTFDDVIPVRSNSISIPITLYGIDYTIFLEKMNFDPLNDGIDSYQGSIPGIDNSVVIITVGDDNIFYGSIQLPDDYIEIYPVQDRDHSLRTTQLLHVIYSQKDVVYNETSDVSFCGVDSTIDGIGLNFHNDDVISSLSNDLGEYDWAYINVLVVTDTEFYSMVPNWKVSAQQYMAQANYYFQRPDIKVVLSVIDYDDSKMSDISNHPSVKTQPWGSVSSVYLNNALSARNVDICLYLGGYDVAQDDYLGYAMTRHAWAQMKARSWGWFSPYDGSAPSRHCIIIHELGHMLRASHDYAYSWDVQDGSFWGYSTKYSVMTEGFRGSNHLCEFSSSNPSYHGDAFHDNAKYIRLAKHNVSRYRNSVL; this is encoded by the coding sequence ATGAGTTTGAAAAAGATTTTTTCAACAAAATTGGTATTGCTTGTACTGCTGCTGCTTGTGGCAGTAATTGCGGTACCAGTAAGTGCAACAGACACTCCGTTATTTAGTATTCCTGGAAAAACCACTGTGGTTTTTCCAAACGATGGTGTCAGTATGTTTCGTAGTGTGGATTATGGGCCTCTGGATATTCCGGAAGGATTATTGGTATCATCAATGTCTGATGATATCTCGTCACAATCATCCAATGCCGATGAAGCGAGTTATACATTGGTTACATTCGACGATGTAATTCCCGTGAGATCAAATAGTATCAGTATTCCAATTACTCTGTATGGTATCGATTACACGATCTTTCTGGAAAAAATGAATTTTGATCCACTCAATGACGGAATTGATTCATACCAAGGTAGTATTCCAGGAATTGACAATTCTGTGGTCATCATCACTGTGGGAGATGACAATATTTTCTATGGTTCGATTCAACTCCCTGATGATTATATTGAAATTTATCCCGTACAGGACAGAGATCATTCATTGCGAACAACTCAGTTATTGCACGTAATATATTCTCAGAAAGATGTAGTTTATAATGAAACTAGTGACGTCTCATTTTGTGGAGTGGATTCTACTATTGATGGAATTGGTTTGAATTTTCACAATGATGATGTCATTTCATCTTTATCTAATGACTTGGGAGAGTATGATTGGGCATATATTAATGTCCTTGTAGTAACTGACACTGAATTTTATTCGATGGTCCCAAACTGGAAAGTATCTGCACAACAATATATGGCTCAGGCAAACTACTATTTTCAGAGACCTGATATTAAGGTAGTATTGAGTGTTATTGATTATGATGACTCAAAAATGTCTGATATTTCAAATCATCCAAGTGTGAAAACACAACCATGGGGCTCAGTATCCTCTGTCTATCTTAATAATGCACTTAGTGCGAGAAATGTTGACATATGTCTCTATTTGGGTGGATATGATGTCGCCCAAGATGATTATCTCGGTTACGCAATGACTCGACATGCTTGGGCCCAAATGAAAGCTAGATCATGGGGATGGTTTTCACCATATGATGGCTCAGCACCATCACGTCATTGCATTATCATACATGAATTAGGACATATGCTTCGTGCAAGCCACGACTATGCCTACTCATGGGATGTTCAGGATGGTTCATTCTGGGGATATAGTACTAAATACTCTGTTATGACAGAGGGATTCAGGGGTAGCAATCATTTATGTGAATTTTCATCCTCCAATCCTTCTTATCACGGAGATGCATTCCATGATAATGCAAAATATATTAGGTTGGCTAAGCATAATGTTAGTCGATATCGCAATTCGGTACTGTGA
- a CDS encoding winged helix-turn-helix transcriptional regulator, with translation MDERALDAVIVIILILALFIPAATLFFLDGGEIKGFETPNKSSELKLNQPVTIDGLTIEIISEKIEPIDDGTEIIQIEFWQLTPRQMIIQIITYPMAYIPLSTGKLLSYIYLASGLAFVILYYKISGKKRSPDSRREQIYQYIGKNPGKSLQQIADAMQLSRSSLKYHLNRLQDSDEIHQKMHGEYPRYFPSHKGISDKEKVLFSLISEEKDHLFFQTLLTHPGITRKKLAATLEISEATVSWHLSRLENYELFTTEKIGREVQYTLTPETVAAYHKIVTEELTEQDAAQT, from the coding sequence ATGGATGAACGGGCATTAGATGCGGTCATAGTGATAATCCTCATTCTGGCTCTTTTCATTCCGGCAGCAACACTTTTTTTCTTGGATGGAGGTGAGATAAAGGGATTTGAAACTCCCAACAAATCATCAGAACTCAAGCTAAATCAACCGGTTACTATCGACGGACTGACAATAGAAATTATTTCAGAGAAAATAGAACCGATCGATGACGGAACAGAAATAATCCAGATTGAATTCTGGCAATTGACGCCGCGTCAAATGATAATTCAGATAATCACATATCCAATGGCCTATATTCCGTTGTCGACAGGGAAATTATTATCTTATATTTACCTCGCATCAGGCCTCGCCTTCGTCATTCTTTACTACAAAATCTCCGGAAAAAAACGCAGTCCTGACTCACGCCGCGAACAGATTTATCAGTACATCGGTAAAAATCCCGGCAAATCATTACAACAGATTGCTGACGCGATGCAGCTTTCACGCAGCAGTCTCAAATATCATCTCAACAGACTTCAGGACAGTGACGAGATTCATCAGAAAATGCATGGCGAATATCCGCGTTACTTTCCAAGTCACAAAGGAATCTCTGACAAGGAAAAAGTTCTCTTCTCTCTCATCTCCGAAGAAAAGGATCATCTGTTCTTTCAGACACTTCTCACCCATCCCGGCATCACCAGAAAAAAACTTGCAGCAACTCTCGAAATCTCCGAGGCAACGGTGTCATGGCATCTGAGCAGACTTGAAAATTACGAACTTTTCACCACAGAAAAAATCGGCAGAGAAGTACAGTACACGCTCACGCCGGAAACTGTTGCAGCATATCATAAAATTGTGACAGAGGAGCTGACGGAACAGGATGCGGCGCAAACATGA
- a CDS encoding YybH family protein codes for MPLSTQTKDQIISLLENYQTAYNQHDPKALAETLAQDIIMYGCRTEEIIQGRDAFLAMMEKNFARYKTGGIRFENPEVKGEGVIAWVSAACALQSITGSGAVHETPSRFTAVLRGTGHAWEIVQIHMSIGFPYRE; via the coding sequence ATGCCGCTCTCCACACAAACCAAAGATCAGATCATCTCCCTCCTCGAAAATTATCAGACCGCCTACAACCAGCACGACCCAAAAGCCCTCGCAGAAACCCTCGCACAGGACATCATCATGTACGGCTGCCGGACTGAAGAGATAATTCAGGGCCGGGATGCATTCCTCGCAATGATGGAGAAAAACTTCGCCAGATACAAAACCGGAGGCATTCGTTTTGAAAATCCCGAAGTCAAAGGCGAAGGCGTCATCGCCTGGGTCTCTGCGGCCTGCGCTCTTCAGAGCATTACCGGCAGCGGAGCAGTCCACGAAACACCCTCGCGATTCACCGCAGTCCTCCGGGGAACCGGTCATGCATGGGAGATCGTGCAGATCCACATGTCGATAGGATTCCCTTACCGGGAATAA
- the brxD gene encoding BREX system ATP-binding protein BrxD, with product MAIPESNGFGRDERRLESVGIINALRRGTVPESGLGRLAVGLSTEEKVISSQLAFVGTGHADCKFVRGEYGSGKTFLISRAQEIGLASKFVTSHVVISPETPLHKLQAVYAKICSGLTTQTEDHALKGIIDTWIYGIEDRLISTGIREDDPALAVQTAKEIESVLLRVSGINSGLAAALRTYYQANNTGDFATAQSAVGWIAGEQTVGRTFKSQAGLKGTVTEGDALAFLNGLVHVIVQAGYSGLLVTFDEVETAQAFARPQREKGYINLRQIVDMIDRNELPNCFFLFAGTPALFDSAKGIRSLPPLYDRIGMIADDGYSNPMQTQIVLPKFDVKKLEEVSTRVIEIYSEAYSEVDKSRVSIRFIRAMIERVTGRFGGRVDVVPRLYLREFVDVLDKCALYDSYNPMEKYAFAAKENDTSLKEEEKAVMEVSW from the coding sequence ATGGCTATACCGGAGAGTAACGGATTCGGGCGTGATGAGCGCCGACTCGAGAGCGTTGGAATTATTAATGCTCTCCGTCGCGGAACGGTGCCTGAGTCAGGACTTGGCCGGCTCGCGGTCGGGCTTTCGACCGAGGAGAAGGTTATCTCTTCGCAGCTGGCGTTTGTCGGGACGGGTCATGCTGACTGCAAGTTTGTCCGCGGCGAGTACGGGTCAGGCAAAACATTTTTGATCTCGCGTGCGCAGGAGATTGGTCTTGCGTCAAAGTTTGTGACGAGTCATGTGGTGATTTCTCCGGAAACGCCTCTTCACAAACTGCAGGCAGTGTACGCGAAGATCTGTTCAGGTCTCACAACGCAGACCGAGGATCATGCGCTCAAAGGCATCATCGATACCTGGATTTACGGAATCGAAGACCGGCTTATTAGTACGGGCATTCGCGAGGATGATCCTGCTCTTGCGGTTCAGACTGCGAAAGAAATCGAGTCGGTGCTTCTGCGGGTGAGCGGAATTAATTCCGGTCTTGCGGCAGCTCTCCGGACGTATTATCAGGCGAACAATACGGGAGATTTTGCAACGGCTCAGTCTGCGGTCGGCTGGATTGCGGGAGAGCAGACTGTTGGCCGCACGTTTAAGTCGCAGGCTGGTCTGAAGGGGACGGTTACGGAGGGTGATGCTCTGGCATTTTTGAATGGTCTGGTGCATGTTATTGTGCAGGCAGGATACTCCGGGCTCCTTGTGACGTTTGATGAGGTGGAGACTGCTCAGGCTTTCGCCCGCCCGCAGCGGGAGAAGGGCTACATTAATCTCCGCCAGATTGTTGATATGATCGACCGGAATGAGTTGCCGAACTGTTTTTTCCTGTTTGCGGGAACTCCGGCTTTGTTTGATAGTGCGAAAGGGATCAGATCTCTTCCGCCGTTGTATGATCGTATCGGCATGATTGCAGATGACGGGTACTCAAATCCGATGCAGACGCAGATTGTTCTGCCGAAGTTTGATGTGAAGAAGCTTGAGGAGGTTTCAACGCGGGTTATTGAGATCTATTCCGAGGCGTACTCCGAGGTTGATAAGAGCCGTGTTTCGATCCGGTTTATTCGTGCGATGATTGAGCGGGTGACGGGACGGTTCGGCGGACGGGTTGATGTGGTGCCGCGTTTGTATCTGCGGGAGTTTGTGGATGTGCTGGATAAGTGTGCTTTGTATGATTCGTACAATCCTATGGAGAAGTATGCGTTTGCGGCAAAGGAGAATGATACTTCCTTGAAGGAGGAGGAAAAAGCGGTGATGGAGGTCAGCTGGTAG
- a CDS encoding DJ-1/PfpI family protein yields MKILFAIAPDRFLDQEYTVPKSLFEEKGIACITASTIKGTCYGMHGEIVETDMSFDDVNTADYDGIVVVGGIGCQDYLWRCEKLIDIVNKFGNEGKVTAAICLAPAIIAEAGLLAGKNATILDTPASRRLMTLDKAVLVNEPVVISGKIITARMPQDSKAFAEAVVANL; encoded by the coding sequence ATGAAAATTCTTTTCGCAATAGCTCCGGACCGGTTTCTGGATCAGGAATATACCGTCCCGAAATCCCTCTTTGAGGAGAAAGGAATTGCCTGCATCACAGCATCCACCATAAAGGGAACCTGCTACGGCATGCACGGCGAAATCGTCGAGACCGACATGTCCTTTGATGACGTAAACACTGCTGACTACGACGGCATCGTCGTCGTCGGCGGCATCGGCTGTCAGGACTATCTCTGGAGATGCGAAAAGCTGATCGATATCGTCAACAAATTCGGCAACGAAGGAAAAGTCACCGCAGCAATCTGCCTTGCTCCTGCCATCATCGCCGAAGCCGGACTTCTTGCCGGAAAGAATGCCACCATCCTTGACACCCCTGCCTCCCGCCGTTTAATGACGCTCGACAAAGCAGTACTTGTCAACGAACCTGTTGTCATCTCCGGCAAAATCATCACTGCACGAATGCCGCAGGACTCCAAAGCATTTGCAGAAGCAGTAGTTGCAAATCTATAA
- a CDS encoding CDP-alcohol phosphatidyltransferase family protein yields MTLDSFRPKVTFIITPFAKAMVFLHLTPNACTVLALIAAAAAGIAFGIGETLLGVVLVFVSAFFDAIDGAVARLTGIASPAGDYLDHVFDRYADIFIITGIFAWGTVTWASLIPAWAIGVFALTGVLMSSYLGTQAQAVGLKRNYGGILGRADRLVLILVFGVVEVLYPEPLLFGLPALGWLLLIFGVLGHITAIQRFASGWKELNAPARKE; encoded by the coding sequence ATGACGCTTGATTCATTCCGCCCCAAGGTTACATTCATTATAACGCCGTTTGCAAAAGCGATGGTGTTTCTGCATCTGACGCCAAACGCCTGTACTGTGCTTGCTCTGATTGCAGCAGCAGCTGCCGGCATTGCGTTTGGTATCGGTGAGACACTTCTTGGCGTGGTTCTCGTGTTTGTGAGTGCGTTCTTTGACGCCATTGACGGGGCTGTTGCAAGGCTTACCGGCATCGCAAGTCCTGCGGGCGATTATCTGGATCATGTGTTCGACCGGTATGCAGATATTTTCATCATTACCGGAATTTTTGCATGGGGAACGGTTACCTGGGCAAGTCTCATCCCTGCCTGGGCGATCGGGGTTTTTGCGCTTACCGGCGTTCTGATGTCTTCGTATCTTGGAACTCAGGCCCAGGCTGTCGGCCTCAAACGAAACTATGGCGGCATTCTCGGACGGGCTGACCGGCTTGTGCTGATCTTAGTGTTCGGCGTGGTTGAGGTTTTGTATCCAGAACCCTTGCTCTTCGGGCTTCCGGCGCTCGGCTGGCTGCTGCTGATCTTTGGTGTGCTTGGTCACATCACGGCAATTCAGCGGTTTGCCAGCGGCTGGAAGGAGCTGAACGCTCCGGCCCGTAAAGAATAA
- a CDS encoding adenylate kinase family protein, with product MVGITGTPGTGKSAVADELRSRGIAVLDLKTTVAPYVIGRDASRDADEVDAEAWADEFPYHEGYLEGSLAHFLSCDKIIVLRCRPDILRDRLAPRGYTAEKIAENCEAEALDVILSETVEMFASEQVYEIDTTYKEVKSVTDLIVSFVDGKTPSSFGTIDWSEYLMP from the coding sequence ATGGTTGGCATTACCGGAACGCCGGGCACCGGAAAGTCAGCGGTTGCTGATGAGCTTCGGTCCCGCGGCATCGCGGTTCTGGATCTGAAGACGACCGTCGCACCTTACGTTATCGGGCGCGACGCCTCCCGCGATGCTGATGAGGTGGATGCTGAAGCTTGGGCTGATGAGTTTCCCTACCATGAAGGATATCTGGAAGGATCTCTCGCCCATTTTCTCTCCTGCGACAAAATTATTGTTCTGCGGTGCAGGCCTGATATTCTGCGTGACCGCCTTGCTCCCCGCGGTTACACCGCCGAAAAAATTGCCGAAAACTGCGAGGCAGAGGCACTTGATGTTATCCTCTCAGAGACTGTTGAGATGTTTGCATCAGAACAAGTTTATGAGATAGATACAACATATAAAGAGGTAAAGTCCGTGACTGATCTGATTGTTTCGTTTGTGGACGGAAAGACTCCGTCATCATTTGGAACCATCGACTGGTCGGAGTATCTGATGCCATGA
- the hisC gene encoding histidinol-phosphate transaminase, with protein MKQQTQCETSLCRDLYTKTGYVFAKSPDEIAKMSGFLEVARLGSNENPYPPSPAVLKAAADALASANRYPDPKAESFTEAIHRHIYDSPVVTSGLGMDGVIETVIRALISPGDKVVVSTPTFSMYGIAAAAASAVVVNVPRLPDFSVDVDAFISEAKNAKLSFLCTPNNPTGTVTPVSDIEKILDSISGVLFLDNAYVEFCDADYLSLLKKYDNLIIGRTLSKVYGLAGLRVGYGFVPQWLEGPYHAAATPFTLNRVSEAAAVAALADESYRDNFIAHIRKWRSVFVKEIPYPVIPSGANFVLFDTVPLLSNDAMELFAKRGVLVRSCASFPGLGDTFVRVSIGDVWENERFLAAVKQL; from the coding sequence ATGAAGCAGCAGACTCAGTGTGAAACCAGCCTCTGCCGCGATCTGTACACCAAGACCGGCTACGTGTTTGCAAAATCTCCTGATGAGATTGCAAAAATGTCCGGATTTCTCGAAGTAGCACGTCTCGGCAGCAATGAAAATCCGTACCCACCGTCACCTGCGGTACTGAAAGCGGCAGCTGATGCACTTGCTTCGGCAAACCGCTACCCTGACCCGAAGGCTGAGTCGTTTACTGAGGCCATCCACCGCCACATCTATGACAGCCCTGTGGTGACGTCAGGTCTTGGAATGGATGGCGTGATTGAGACCGTTATTCGTGCACTCATCTCACCTGGCGACAAAGTCGTTGTCTCAACCCCGACGTTTTCGATGTACGGAATCGCCGCCGCGGCAGCGTCCGCAGTTGTGGTGAACGTCCCCCGCCTGCCTGATTTTTCGGTGGACGTTGACGCATTCATTAGTGAAGCAAAGAATGCGAAGCTGTCGTTTCTCTGCACTCCCAACAATCCGACCGGAACGGTCACGCCGGTTTCTGATATTGAAAAAATTCTTGACAGCATCTCAGGCGTTCTGTTCCTTGACAATGCGTATGTTGAGTTCTGCGATGCAGATTATCTGTCTCTGCTGAAGAAGTACGATAATCTGATCATCGGCAGAACGTTGTCCAAAGTCTACGGGCTTGCGGGTCTCCGTGTCGGGTACGGATTTGTTCCGCAGTGGCTTGAAGGCCCGTATCATGCGGCGGCAACTCCTTTCACGCTGAACCGTGTCTCAGAAGCCGCGGCTGTTGCAGCGCTTGCGGACGAATCCTACCGCGACAACTTCATTGCCCATATCAGGAAATGGCGGTCGGTCTTTGTCAAAGAAATTCCGTATCCTGTTATTCCGAGCGGTGCGAACTTTGTTCTGTTTGACACTGTGCCTCTTCTCAGCAACGATGCGATGGAGTTATTCGCGAAGCGCGGTGTTCTGGTCAGGTCCTGTGCCAGTTTCCCTGGTCTTGGAGACACGTTTGTTCGTGTGAGTATCGGGGACGTCTGGGAGAACGAGCGGTTCCTTGCGGCGGTGAAACAGCTGTGA
- a CDS encoding acetylornithine/succinylornithine family transaminase, with amino-acid sequence MPTTKDLDAKYYMPAFGRNMEIVRGKGSHVWDSTGNKYLDLVAGIAVCSTGHCHPAVTAAICKQAQMLIHCSNLYYVPGQAELAAKLSKASELGKVFFSNSGAEANDAAIKLAIRHTGRHEFVSFEHDFHGRTVGSLACTHKPAIREPFEPLGVPCKFSPYGDLEALKSVVTKKTAAVIFEPIQGETGVIIPPEDFIPGIRDICDDAGALMVCDEVQTGMGRTGKWFAFQHSSVKPDIISFAKGVASGIPMGGIIARDGLEFTAGEHGSTFAGGPIACAAGLATFDVIKSALPRVAAKGERFRSGLAGLNPRARGLMVGFTAGEKAPAIADYCREHGLLINVAGGVNVRLVPPLIIENREIDQAVGIINEAADSV; translated from the coding sequence ATGCCAACCACCAAAGATCTCGACGCAAAATACTACATGCCTGCGTTTGGCCGGAACATGGAAATCGTCCGGGGCAAAGGCAGTCATGTCTGGGACAGCACCGGAAACAAATATCTCGACCTCGTCGCAGGTATTGCCGTGTGCAGTACCGGCCACTGCCATCCGGCAGTGACTGCTGCCATCTGCAAACAGGCGCAGATGCTTATCCACTGCTCAAACCTTTACTATGTTCCTGGGCAGGCCGAGCTTGCCGCAAAACTTTCCAAGGCATCTGAACTTGGCAAAGTTTTCTTCTCCAACTCCGGAGCTGAGGCAAACGATGCAGCAATCAAACTCGCGATCCGCCACACCGGCCGCCACGAGTTCGTCTCCTTCGAGCACGACTTCCACGGGCGGACTGTCGGCTCGCTCGCCTGCACGCACAAGCCGGCAATCCGTGAACCATTCGAGCCGCTCGGTGTTCCCTGTAAGTTCAGTCCGTACGGCGATCTTGAGGCACTGAAGAGTGTTGTCACCAAGAAAACCGCCGCGGTCATCTTTGAACCGATTCAGGGAGAGACCGGCGTCATCATTCCGCCCGAGGATTTCATCCCCGGAATCCGTGACATCTGTGATGACGCGGGCGCTCTGATGGTCTGCGATGAGGTGCAGACCGGTATGGGACGAACCGGAAAATGGTTCGCGTTCCAGCACTCTTCGGTAAAACCTGACATCATCAGCTTTGCGAAAGGTGTTGCGTCCGGTATTCCGATGGGCGGCATCATCGCTAGAGACGGCCTTGAGTTCACGGCAGGCGAACACGGCAGCACCTTTGCGGGAGGTCCTATCGCCTGCGCAGCAGGTCTTGCCACGTTTGATGTGATCAAGTCAGCCCTTCCCCGCGTTGCAGCAAAAGGCGAGCGGTTCAGATCAGGACTTGCCGGTCTGAACCCGCGAGCACGAGGATTAATGGTCGGGTTTACCGCAGGCGAAAAAGCTCCGGCGATTGCCGACTACTGCCGCGAACACGGTCTCTTGATCAATGTTGCGGGCGGCGTGAATGTCAGACTTGTCCCTCCGCTCATCATCGAGAACCGCGAGATCGATCAGGCTGTTGGAATCATCAATGAAGCAGCAGACTCAGTGTGA
- the guaA gene encoding glutamine-hydrolyzing GMP synthase: MESILVLDFGGQYNQLIARRVREANVYCDVKPCTVPLSEIRAGDYKGIIFTGGPASVYAENAPRIDPEIFTLGIPILGICYGAQIIAFTLGGKVSPGATALTREYGKTPLQLHDSVLFDGMINETSCWMSHGDYISELPKGFVATATTHGCPFAAMENSKKKIYAVQFHPEVLHTPQGMDMIRNFLYRVCDCSGTWKMSSFVDNMVAHLRENIGDRRVLCALSGGVDSSVAAVLVHKAVGKQLTCIFVDHGLLRKNEGDEVEAIFKKQFDINLIRVNAEERFLTKLAGVSDPEQKRKIIGAEFIRVFEEEAKKIGSVDYLVQGTIYPDVIESGPGNAAVIKSHHNVGGLPDNVDFKQIIEPLRILFKDEVRAAGTELGIPENLVWRQPFPGPGLAIRVIGEITKEKLDLLRDADAIFREEVAAAGLGRSINQYFAALTNMRSVGVMGDERTYDYAIALRAVTTTDFMTADWAQIPYPVLEKISNRIINEVRHVNRVLYDITSKPPATIEYE, encoded by the coding sequence ATGGAATCCATCCTTGTTCTCGACTTTGGCGGCCAGTACAATCAGCTGATCGCCCGCCGCGTTCGTGAAGCAAATGTTTACTGCGACGTGAAGCCCTGCACTGTCCCGCTTTCTGAGATAAGAGCAGGAGACTACAAAGGAATCATCTTCACCGGAGGGCCTGCAAGCGTGTATGCAGAGAACGCTCCCCGTATTGATCCTGAGATCTTTACTCTCGGCATCCCGATTCTTGGCATCTGCTACGGAGCACAGATAATTGCCTTCACTCTTGGTGGCAAAGTCTCTCCCGGTGCAACTGCTCTTACCCGCGAGTACGGAAAAACTCCATTACAGCTGCATGACAGTGTGCTCTTTGACGGCATGATCAACGAGACCTCCTGCTGGATGAGTCACGGCGACTACATCAGCGAGCTGCCGAAAGGATTTGTTGCGACCGCAACAACTCACGGCTGTCCGTTTGCTGCGATGGAAAACAGCAAGAAAAAGATCTATGCGGTTCAGTTCCATCCTGAAGTTCTTCACACGCCGCAGGGCATGGACATGATTCGAAACTTCCTCTACCGTGTCTGCGACTGCAGCGGAACATGGAAGATGTCCTCGTTCGTTGACAACATGGTTGCCCATCTGCGGGAAAACATCGGAGACAGACGGGTTCTCTGCGCACTTTCTGGCGGAGTGGACTCATCTGTTGCCGCAGTTCTTGTGCACAAGGCGGTTGGCAAACAACTGACCTGCATCTTTGTTGATCACGGACTTCTGCGCAAAAACGAGGGCGACGAGGTTGAAGCGATCTTCAAAAAACAGTTTGACATCAACCTCATCCGCGTGAACGCAGAAGAGCGGTTCCTCACAAAACTTGCCGGCGTGTCTGACCCTGAACAGAAACGAAAGATCATTGGTGCAGAGTTTATCCGTGTCTTTGAAGAAGAGGCAAAAAAGATTGGCTCGGTCGATTATCTTGTGCAGGGAACAATCTACCCTGACGTGATCGAGTCGGGCCCCGGAAACGCTGCGGTGATCAAAAGCCATCACAATGTCGGCGGTCTGCCTGACAACGTGGACTTCAAACAGATCATCGAGCCGCTTCGTATACTCTTCAAGGACGAGGTTCGTGCTGCAGGAACCGAGCTTGGCATCCCGGAAAATCTTGTATGGCGCCAGCCGTTCCCGGGTCCGGGACTTGCGATTCGTGTGATCGGTGAGATAACCAAGGAAAAACTTGATCTGCTTCGGGATGCCGACGCAATCTTCCGTGAGGAAGTGGCGGCGGCAGGCCTTGGCAGATCGATCAACCAGTACTTTGCCGCACTCACGAACATGCGAAGTGTCGGCGTTATGGGTGACGAGCGCACGTATGATTACGCCATTGCCCTTCGTGCGGTCACCACCACCGACTTCATGACTGCTGACTGGGCACAGATTCCGTATCCGGTTCTTGAGAAGATCTCAAACAGAATCATCAACGAGGTTCGCCATGTGAATCGTGTGCTTTATGATATCACCAGCAAACCTCCAGCAACTATCGAATATGAATAA